A region of the Helicobacter pylori NQ4053 genome:
CCCTTGCTCCAAACCAAACTAGAACGCTTCCTTTTAGAAATAGCGTTAAAAAAAGAAAAAGAGCGAGTCATAGACTGCATTTTAAAAAGCCAAGTCGCTATCACGCATTATGATCACAGCTATAAAAACGGCACCACTACCACAAGCATTCTTAACCTCAAAGCCTTAAGCGTTAGGGCAAGTTTAGTGGGAGATGCGCTGTTTTTAGATATTTTTAGAAAGGAAGAAGAATGAAAATCGCCATTGTAGAAGATGATATTAACATGCGTAAAAGCCTGGAGCTTTTTTTTGAGCTTCAGGACGATTTAGAGATTGTGAGCTTTAAAAACCCTAAAGACGCTTTAGCCAAGTTAGATGAAAGCTTTGATTTGGTCATCACGGATATTAACATGCCCCATATGGACGGCTTGGAATTTTTACGCCTTTTAGAGGGCAAGTATGAATCCATTGTGATTACCGGTAATGCGACCTTGAATAAAGCCATTGATTCCATTCGTTTAGGCGTGAAAGACTTTTTCCAAAAACCTTTTAAACCAGAATTGCTTTTAGAGTCCATCTATCGCACTAAAAAAGTTTTAGAATTTCAAAAAAAACACCCTTTAGAAAAACCTTTAAAAAAACCACACAAACACAGCTTTTTAGCCACTTCAAAAGCTTTAGAAGAGAGCAAACGACAAGCCTTAAAAGTCGCAAGCACGGACGCTAATGTCATGCTATTAGGCGAAAGCGGGGTGGGTAAGGAGGTTTTTGCTCATTTTATCCACCAGCATTCCCAGCGATCCAAACACCCTTTTATAGCGATCAACATGTCTGCAATCCCAGAGCATCTATTAGAAAGCGAGCTTTTTGGGTATCAAAAAGGGGCGTTCACGGACGCCACAGCGCCTAAAATGGGGCTTTTTGAGAGCGCTAATAAAGGCACGATCTTTTTAGATGAAATCGCTGAAATGCCCCTTCAACTGCAAAGCAAACTTTTAAGAGTGGTTCAAGAAAAAGAAATCACGCGCCTTGGGGATAATAAAAGCGTTAAAATTGATGTTCGTTTCATTTCCGCTACCAACGCTAACATGAAAGAAAAAATCGCTTCAAAAGAATTTAGAGAAGATTTGTTTTTCCGCTTGCAAATCGTGCCTATAACTATCGCGCCTTTGAGAGAGAGGGTAGAAGAGATCTTGCCCATTGCTGAAATTAAACTTAAAGAAGTGTGCGATGCGTATCATTTGGGGTCAAAATCTTTTTCAAAAAACGCCGCAAAACGCCTTTTAGAATACTCTTGGCATGGGAACGTGCGAGAGCTTTTAGGCGTCGTGGAAAGAGCAGCGATTTTAAGCGAAGAAACAGAAATCCAAGAGAAAGATTTGTTTTTAGAAAGGTAGGGAGTTAGGGGGTTTTAAGGGGGATAATTATTCAAAACACCCTCTCCTTAAAAAATAAGTTTTTATAATAAAGTAACTAAAACCCCATTTTTTATTAGTGCGGTTATTGTGTTTTAAACTCATTTTATAGTAGGATTAGCGTGAAAGAGAGTTTAAAGAATTAAATGCCTTTTCTTTTGTAATGGCTTGCGGAGTAGAAAAAATTGCATGCTTCTCTCTATAATAATCTATAATTGCTAACCACTTGATGATGATTTAGCTTTCGCCCCCATTTTTCTTAATTTCGTGTCTCTCCTTTTATTGATAATTTTTGTGTAGGATTAGGTTCGGTGAGTTTAGGGATTCCAACCCTACCCCTTGTAATTGAGCCATAAGGAGACTCGGTGGCTCACTCTCGCTATTTTATAAAGGTTTGAAACGCTATAGTTGATGCCATCTCTGTAATGGTTAGGGAGTGTTCCAATGGTCTCTAACTCCCTTATTTTTTTCTCAAACTCTCATGCGATAGATTTTAAAGGCATGGCTTCTTTGCTAACTTTTATATAATCAATGGTTATTGTTGCCGCTAGCCTTATAATTTTGAAACCATGACGCAAATAGCACCTCTGCTCTCTAATATTTAGCTGTCTGTTATTTTATTCAGCCCTACATCGTTTCTACAAACAAATGCAAACTATTTCAATTCCAAAGCTAAAAATTTTCCCGTGTAGCTTTGGGTTTTTTCGCAATTTTGTGCCACTTCTAAAGGCGTGCCGCTCGCAATGACTCTCCCACCCTTATCCCCCCCATCAGGCCCCATGTCTATAATGTAGTCAGCGTTTTTGATAATGTCTAAATTATGCTCAATCACTAGCATGGAATTGCCTAACGCCACTAAAGAATGCAAAACCTGTAAAAGGTGATTCACGTCTTCAAAATGCAAACCGGTGGTGGGCTCATCTAAAATATAAAGGGTTTTGCCTGTGTCTTTTTTACTCAATTCTTTAGCCAATTTGATCCTTTGAGCCTCCCCCCCGCTTAAAGTGGTAGCGTTTTGCCCTAAAGTGATATAGCCCAAGCCCACATCTATAAGCGTTTTTAACTTCACGGCGATTTTAGGGAATTTAGCAAAAAATTCATAAGCCTCTTCCACGCTCATGTTCAACACATCGGCAATGGATTTACCCTTAACCTTGATCTCTAAAGTCTGGGGGTTGTATTTAGCGCCCTTACAGCTATCGCATTGGACTAACACATCAGGCAAAAAGTGCATTTCTATTTTAATGTCCCCATCGCCTTGGCATTTCTCGCACCGCCCTCCTTTAACATTAAAGCTAAAACGGCTCGCACTATAGCCTAAAATTTTAGCTTCTTTCTGCTCGGCAAATAAAATCCTGATTTCATCCATCACCCCCGTGTAAGTGGCAGGGTTGCTTCGTGGGGTTTTGCCTATGGGGGCTTGATCCAAATAAATCACTTTATCCAAATGCTCCAACCCTACAATCTCCACCCCATTCAAACTTTGAGTTTTTTTAGCATGGTTTAAAAGGGTTTGAGCGGTGGGTAAAAGGGTTTGTAAGATCAGCGAGCTTTTACCGCTCCCGCTCACCCCCGTAATACACACCAATTGTTTTAAAGGGATTTGAACGCTCAAATTCTTAATGTTATTGATATTGACATTTTTAATTTCTAAAAAATGCTTTTCTTTAGGGAGTTCAAATTTGGGGCGCTCAATCTTTTTAGTGCCGTTGAGATACAAGGCGGTAGAATGGTTATTTTGCAATAATTCTTTCACGCTCCCGCTAAAAACCACTTCACCCCCATGCCTTCCAGCCTTTGGCCCAATATCCACAACAAAATCCGCATGCTTAATCGTCTCTTTATCATGCTCTACGACAATGAGCGTGTTCCCCTTTTTTTGTAAATTCCTAAGGGTGTTGATGAGTTTGAGCGTGTCTTTTTCATGCAAGCCAATGCTAGGCTCGTCTAAAACATACAAAACCCCTGTCAAACCGCTCCCGATTTGACTGGCGATTCGTATCCTTTGGCTTTCCCCTCCACTAATCGTTCGCGCATCCCTCCCTAAAGTCAAATACCCTAGCCCCACATCGTATAAAAAAAACACCCTTTCTAAAATCTCTTTTAAAATCGGTTCAGCGATCTTTTTTTCTTGCTCGTTAAGATAGCTAAAATGCGTGGGATCATTAAAAAAATGATAAACTTCTTCAATGGGTTTAGTTAAAAAATCCGCCATTTTCAAGCCGGCGACTTGAACGCTCAAACTGGAAGCTTTCAAACGATGCCCCTTGCATGAAGAACAAGTTTTTTCGCTCATGTAATCGCTCAAATCCTTTTGCTCTTTAAACATGTCATAAGCGATTTGGATAATGCCTTTCCAAGGGCGTTTTAAAGGGCTGTTTTTAAAATGAAAGCTGATTTCAGTGCCATTCCCATACAAAAGAGCGTCCTGTTGCTCTTTATTCAATTCGTTAAAGCAAAGCGCGGTGTCAATGCTATTATATTCACAAAAGCCTTCAAACATTTGAGCGTAATAACTGCGGTTATACCCAAAAATCACTTTAATCGCTCCTTGATTTAAAGGCGTATTAGGATCTAAAATCTTACTAATATCTAGGCTAAATTTTGTCCCCAAACCCAAACAACTTTCGCACGCCCCTTTAGGCGAATTGAAGGAAAAACTCAAAGGCTCTAATTCTTCAAAACTCATCTTACATTTAAAACATGCCTTATGCTCGCTGTAATGCTTTCTGATGCTTGGCGCGTTGTCTTGCAAGATTTCCACTTCTAATTCCCCATAGCTTTCTTTAAGGGCTTTTTCTACTGCGCTAGCGATCCGTGAAGAATTTTCGCTATTGATAACCACCCTATCCACCACCGCTTCAATGGTGTGTTTTTTGGTTTTGTGCAAATGGATTTCTTCATCTAAACGCACCATCACCCCATCAACAAAAGCCCTCACATACCCCTTCAAACGCAAGCTTTCTAATTTATCGTTAAACGAACCTTTTTTATCTTTAATAATGGGGGCGAGAATAATGATTTTAGAATTTTCTTCTAAATGACAGATTTGAGAAATAATATCGCTCGCGTTCATAGAACTAATGGGTTCTAAACATGTGGGGCAAAATTGCTCCCCAACCCTTGCAAACAGCAACCTTAAATAATCATAAATCTCAGTGATCGTCCCCACAGTGGATCTAGGGTTTTTAGAGGTGGTCTTTTGATCAATAGCGATCGCTGGGGTTAGGCCTTCAATCTTATCCACATTAGGCTTACCCACTTTGTCTAAAAATTGCCTCGCATAGCTGGACAAACTCTCTAAATAGCGCCTTTGGCCTTCAGCGTATAAAGTGTCAAACGCCAAAGTGGATTTACCCGAACCGCTCAATCCGGTAAAAACAACAAACTGGTTTTTAGGGATTTCTAAAAAAATATTTTTGAGATTATTTTCCCTAGCCCCTTGAATAATGATCTTATCCATAATGGTTTTATGTTGCAAGAGTTTCCTTAAAATAAGAAAATGGATTAAAAGGAGCTATTATACTTCAAAAAAGAATGGTTTTATTATCATTTCTTATTCATAAGAGTTAAAAATATTTGCTTGATTAAGGATAAACATGCTATTATTTTACGAGACAATTTTAAAGATAGGAATGTAAAGGAATGGAATTTATGAAAAAGTTTGTAGCTTTAGGGCTTCTATCCGCAGTTTTGAGCTCTTCG
Encoded here:
- the uvrA gene encoding excinuclease ABC subunit UvrA — encoded protein: MQHKTIMDKIIIQGARENNLKNIFLEIPKNQFVVFTGLSGSGKSTLAFDTLYAEGQRRYLESLSSYARQFLDKVGKPNVDKIEGLTPAIAIDQKTTSKNPRSTVGTITEIYDYLRLLFARVGEQFCPTCLEPISSMNASDIISQICHLEENSKIIILAPIIKDKKGSFNDKLESLRLKGYVRAFVDGVMVRLDEEIHLHKTKKHTIEAVVDRVVINSENSSRIASAVEKALKESYGELEVEILQDNAPSIRKHYSEHKACFKCKMSFEELEPLSFSFNSPKGACESCLGLGTKFSLDISKILDPNTPLNQGAIKVIFGYNRSYYAQMFEGFCEYNSIDTALCFNELNKEQQDALLYGNGTEISFHFKNSPLKRPWKGIIQIAYDMFKEQKDLSDYMSEKTCSSCKGHRLKASSLSVQVAGLKMADFLTKPIEEVYHFFNDPTHFSYLNEQEKKIAEPILKEILERVFFLYDVGLGYLTLGRDARTISGGESQRIRIASQIGSGLTGVLYVLDEPSIGLHEKDTLKLINTLRNLQKKGNTLIVVEHDKETIKHADFVVDIGPKAGRHGGEVVFSGSVKELLQNNHSTALYLNGTKKIERPKFELPKEKHFLEIKNVNINNIKNLSVQIPLKQLVCITGVSGSGKSSLILQTLLPTAQTLLNHAKKTQSLNGVEIVGLEHLDKVIYLDQAPIGKTPRSNPATYTGVMDEIRILFAEQKEAKILGYSASRFSFNVKGGRCEKCQGDGDIKIEMHFLPDVLVQCDSCKGAKYNPQTLEIKVKGKSIADVLNMSVEEAYEFFAKFPKIAVKLKTLIDVGLGYITLGQNATTLSGGEAQRIKLAKELSKKDTGKTLYILDEPTTGLHFEDVNHLLQVLHSLVALGNSMLVIEHNLDIIKNADYIIDMGPDGGDKGGRVIASGTPLEVAQNCEKTQSYTGKFLALELK
- the flgR gene encoding transcriptional activator FlgR, which produces MKIAIVEDDINMRKSLELFFELQDDLEIVSFKNPKDALAKLDESFDLVITDINMPHMDGLEFLRLLEGKYESIVITGNATLNKAIDSIRLGVKDFFQKPFKPELLLESIYRTKKVLEFQKKHPLEKPLKKPHKHSFLATSKALEESKRQALKVASTDANVMLLGESGVGKEVFAHFIHQHSQRSKHPFIAINMSAIPEHLLESELFGYQKGAFTDATAPKMGLFESANKGTIFLDEIAEMPLQLQSKLLRVVQEKEITRLGDNKSVKIDVRFISATNANMKEKIASKEFREDLFFRLQIVPITIAPLRERVEEILPIAEIKLKEVCDAYHLGSKSFSKNAAKRLLEYSWHGNVRELLGVVERAAILSEETEIQEKDLFLER